From Nematostella vectensis chromosome 14, jaNemVect1.1, whole genome shotgun sequence, a single genomic window includes:
- the LOC116617044 gene encoding octopamine receptor beta-2R-like, whose product MAFSSVDCLNVSAPMVLPFVTGGISLLLSILVIPGNFLILLAIYKDPNRELRNPFNLFVGNLALADLLVGLVVLPLSSALHIREGLLIEAKSYEIWTIHVSFFIACTASLLSLAAMTLDRHVALIYPVYYRIALSPKRAFFVSALIWIISIALPLIYFKVGYIMYAFVFSNIAIAVSLFFLFSCLFITRRIGRRNSTLESHTGQGKRGQNGRERRRRNSELQDRLTRVFSLVLIAYLICYGPSCVMVYLMNFCVQCSCSQIHWFRDMQLVFVLMNSSANPFLYSWRLSPFRNALKKLLRCKPRTQNDNSSSLDNIFQDLSTSRNTRSYKNNAIELVSFKITEFSP is encoded by the coding sequence ATGGCTTTTTCTTCCGTGGATTGTTTAAATGTATCGGCTCCAATGGTCCTCCCATTTGTCACCGGTGGGATATCACTTCTTCTCTCCATTCTTGTTATCCCAGGGAACTTTCTAATCCTCCTCGCCATCTACAAAGACCCAAACCGAGAGCTCCGCAATCCATTCAACTTATTCGTTGGAAATCTTGCATTGGCGGACTTACTTGTCGGGTTAGTGGTTCTTCCTCTCTCGTCGGCGTTACACATTCGGGAAGGACTGCTCATTGAAGCGAAATCCTATGAAATTTGGACGATTCATGTGAGCTTTTTCATCGCATGCACAGCTTCTTTGCTCAGTCTTGCTGCCATGACATTAGACCGCCACGTTGCCCTTATTTATCCAGTTTATTATCGCATAGCACTAAGTCCTAAGCGAGCATTTTTCGTCTCTGCCCTTATTTGGATAATCTCTATCGCCTTGCCACTCATTTACTTCAAAGTTGGCTATATTATGTACGCTTTCGTTTTTTCCAACATTGCTATTGCTgtaagtttattttttctattttcttgcCTGTTCATAACTAGAAGGATTGGCAGAAGAAATTCTACTCTAGAAAGCCATACAGGCCAAGGAAAACGGGGTCAAAACGGCAGGGAACGGAGAAGACGAAACAGTGAACTACAAGACCGTCTGACACGAGTGTTCAGTCTAGTATTGATCGCCTATCTTATCTGCTACGGCCCATCTTGTGTAATGGTGTATCTTATGAACTTTTGTGTGCAATGTAGTTGCTCACAAATTCACTGGTTTCGTGACATGCAGTTAGTGTTTGTGCTAATGAACAGTTCTGCCAATCCATTTTTGTATTCATGGAGGCTTTCTCCATTCCGAAATGCCCTAAAAAAGCTCTTGAGATGCAAACCAAGGACTCAGAACGACAATTCTTCCTCCTTAGATAACATTTTTCAAGATCTTTCGACTTCACGGAACACGAGAAGTTACAAAAACAATGCCATAGAACTTGTGAGTTTTAAAATTACCGAATTTAGTCCCTAG